The genomic interval atattttcgtagaaaaccttcagtgGATCAAAagatgagctcggtggctagtGTAAGAGACTGAGTTAGCGAGTCACCCCGCTGGCTGGTCGGTCGGTAAGCCTTAGCACGATACCTGGTCGGGCTTGAGGCCGGTGTAGCAGAACATGCCGATCTGGTCGGTGACGTGTCGCCAGGACAGCTTGTTGCCCGCGCCTTCGATGCCGGCGCGCAGCTTCGTGCGCATGCTGATGATGCGATCGGCCATCAGCTTCACGTCGCTTAGCCTACGTACAAATAATAACACGATtcagaaaatatataaaaatgaaatacgAGTAATTCCCTCTCACATATAGTATTTTTAAAGGTCTGAGCAGACGACGaactattcaaattcaaaatatttttgttcaattacacttttacaagtacttttgaatcgtcaaaaagatctaccactggttcagactgcctttcctaccgagaagaaccagcaagaaactcggcggttactcttttcaaagatttgatatacaatattatgccatgtgtagtaattgaagtcccgcgcattgctggatcGCTATTGTCCGCGGAAGACAAAAGTCCCTCATCTTTTACTAATGTGTTTTTCCGGACAGTATCCATTTATATCGCTCATCTGCGCAGGCCGTAATGGTACATCAGTGAAGTCAGGTTGAAGTAGTAGTAGAAGTCGCTGCTTCCATTGATACCGTGTCGCCACACAAGTGTCAACGCAAATTACAGTGTCAACGCAAATTATGTAGTGTCAACGCAAATTACAGTGGCAACGCAAATTACAGTGTCAACGCAAATTATGTAGTGTCAACGCAAATTACAGTGTCAACGCAAATTACAGCTAGAGTTCTGGTGTTCAAAAATAAATCACTTGCCACTGTTGCTTGAGCTGTGGGTTGTTGAGGATCTCGGTGACGAGCCGGGCGCCGTACAGCGGCGGGTTGGAGTACATGGTGCGGATCATGATCTTGACTTGGGACATGACTTTCGCAGCCGAATCCGCGTCGCCGCACAAAAATGTTAGCGCGCCCGCACGCTCGCCGTACAAACCTGCAACGGACAATATGATAATCCTTATCACAAATGGGTTGGGGCAGCAAGACTGGGGCTTTTTGAAGACTTAGTATTTTATAATTCGCATAGGATTCTGAGCACaattaaattttagagtattcacatcTTCCTCTTACCGATGtcatatgaaaaggacagacacagtttgacagttttaaatttaatttagagctgtcaaacctcgtgatttTAACTGCCAGTCGctagcctattgtttaaataggCACGCGACgtgtgcactaaaatttagagctTTTACATTTCTAAATTCGgctccgtccttttttagcaatattaaaaggagAGGGATGCAGATgatctaaatttagtttagtagAGAAAGTCAAGAGAATCGGCACCATTGTCGGCATAGTCTGGGTGGGAGCAAATCCGCGAAGCCCTGTTACGCCCTGTCGTAGCCTTATCTCTTTGCTGATCACATACCCATGTTCTTGGCGAAGCTCTGCGCGAGGAGGATCTGGTGTCCGTCGGCTACGAACTGACGAACGGCGAAGGCGTCGTTGTCCACGCTGCCCGTCGCGAAGCCCTGGTACGCCATGTCGATGAAGGGAAGCAGCTTTTTCGCTTTCACTGCCTGCAAAAATCCACAAATACCTAGTATGCTCTATACATCTCAGCCTGATTCAACACGCTGACCGTTACATAGAAGCAACTGGCTGAGCTTTCAATTGCCCACAAGATAGTGTAGTTAAGAAGgtgtaactttttatgatttgaaaagagcaactgttgaatttcttgctggctcttctcggtagaatCTGTATTCGGATCCGGCGCGGCGCAGCGCATTATGAGTAAATCTATCAATACTAAATACCAGAGTCACGTTACACAGTAATAAAATTAACGTTAATCTTCCCTTCCTCACCTCAGCCCTCTTCAGCGTTCTTGCGTGCAGCGCGCATTTTCATTTGTAATCTAAACTACTTATTTCGACTAATCACGTGAGTCCAGCCGGATTTTGTTCACAATTCACATTTATAAAGTTAAAGTTAACTTGAAAAAAGGCGGAGCTCAgtgtcaataaaattaaaatctaagtATTTACCTCTGAGATCTGTTTCCATTCCTCGGGTCTAGGGTCGACGCCGGTTGGGTTGTGCGCGCACGCGTGCAACAAGATGATGGAACCTTCTGGAATTTTCTGAAACAAGCAATTGCTTACTCATAGAGAATGCTTAGTCgctctttaagattattaaaaacatgtttaaaaccGAAATTATTTAAACGTCCGAAATATTGCTATATGTAAACACATCATTGCCTAGTTAAGATAGTGTTATTTGACCTTTGTGGCCTTTTAGCTGATCGCATATAAGAAAGCATGCCGCAAGCAACGtttttacctcaaaaggaaaaacggaacccttatagagtTACTTGGtggtcggtctgtctgtctgtctgtctgtctgtccgcccgtccgtcgtgtctgtcaagaaaacctataggataaactataccaaatggggcatcatatgaacctggctttacctgtacattctaaaacagatttttatttatttttatgcataatagtttttgatttatcgaacaaaatgacgaaaaaaatacccgagtaccctcagtgcgcgagtctgaccctcacttgaccggttttttttaagtacCCAAGTATTCGAAATTCGTCAAAGTAATGCTGGAGCACCCCATGTAAGTTTACTCTAGAACCCTACATGGGCGCTAGAGCTCACAGCAGAGTAGATGTATGCAAATCGGTATATGAGGTGAGCTTACCCATACATAGAGTGCTGAGAAGCCccacccctattttacccctctATAGGAAAACGGTTACCCAAAATATCTTGGGGCTTCAACGATTACTTTACGTCAGATGCAAAAAGTTCATGCTcatcctaatccatactaatattataaatgcgaaagtgtatctgtctgtctgtctgtctgcttccttttcacggcccaacagcttaaccgattctgacgaaatttggtacacggttagcttatatcccggggacgggcataggctactttttatcccggaaaatcaaacagttcctcccatgggatctttaaaaacctaaacccacgactaagacgaagtcgcgggcatcctgtagtatataataattaggtaccacTACCTACGTACACGTTTTTGCACGTATCTGCTTTCCAAATTCCATAGCTGAACTCTATTTTAGTAGTTTATCACGTTTACGTATTGTGACCGCGACCTGCCTAGTACGTACGTCCTATTAATCTTAATAGATTGTTACGTTATGTTacattatgatgataataatattattattatcgacatACAATAGCATTTCGtcactaagtacataatatttgtcATGATTTGCtgagtaataaaataggtaggttaaTACCACCTTCAAGAACACCTTCAATGCTTATCTTAGTAAGTGTAAATTGGATAAACACATTAACTGAAATGATTAACGTTTAGGTGCTATGCAAAtgttagattaaaaaaatatccaacGCGACTTCGTGAGAATTAATTTGATCCATTACTAAAAAATGTTGTAAAGCAGCATAATGCTAAATGCTGTCTTTTTCTTTAGAAATTACTAATGACATAAAAAGAGAAATCTGTGTTTTTAGAAAGGTCATTATTGTATAGGAAATGGatatttatacctatatttaagtatacctatacaTAAGAGATCATCTGAATAAGACAGCACTGCTAAGTTATGGTTAGAAATAATCATAGACTTTATAATTTCAAACTCTACTGGACTGTATTTAATACAAATTTCATAACTATAAATTTTAGGGTCATACCTAAGTTATAACTAAAGTTATAGTTATTTTTGGGTATACTTACACTGATATCCTCAAGAGCTCCTTTAAGATCGAATCCATTGGTCTTGGGGTCAAAGTAGCGGTACTTCTTGTGTGACAGGTTGAGAGTGTTGCAGATCTGGGGGTGGTTGCCCCATGTAGGGTTTGATAGCCAGACCTCCTTGCTTTTGGCGTAGTGTTTGGTTATGAACTCAAATCCTAGCCGTAATGCACCAGTACCAGATAAAGTCTGTAAAAAGGGACAGAAATTGGTATGAAATTATGAGGTCTCATAAGCACTTCGAAGGCTCTTGTGATGTTGCAACGAAGGACTACTGGGGTCATTATAAAATGCGTATGCGACGCTAGAAAAAGTCATGATACTGtgcctattaatttaaaatattaaaaattgctattaatttaacatattaaaaattataacagggACTCCCAAAAACAGATATAAAAATCGAAAGATTtgtctttgaaataaatatacattatttttatttacctatctattttccaTTTAACTACTTAAGGATGTTATTTGTGTAGATAACATGCAAGATACCATATCAGCTCTCAGTCACTAAGAAACAATAAACTGAAATAATATTCTAACTCAAGAATCCAGCAACAtccatatcataaatgcgaaagtaggtatgtatgtctatctgtctgtcagtttttcatggtccatccgtttaaccgattttgtcatttggtacagagacagcttgtatcctcaggatggacataggctacttttatcctgggaaatcagaGAATTCCCACAGAGTTTTTTAAGTTTCATCCATTTAAATAACTTTGACATGGTACAAGATAGCTTGCTTTTTGGAGACACGATAGGttaatttttgtcccggaaaatcaaacagttcccatgggattttcataACCTAATTCGACGTGAACGTAGTCCCAGGCAGCAAGTTATAAGCGTCAGCACCTCAGAGGCCATTTTCTTGTTGAAGGATTTGAACAGCGCAATCAAGTGGTTCAATTCTTGCAAGTTTAGTTCAACCCTGGCAACAGATGAGTATATCACAGTAGCAGCAGGTTAACAAGGTATGTTGAACCAGGCTCTTAGGTATACCAGAGACACCCTGGACCAATCTGCTGTGCCATCTAGTACTTAATAGAGTgcagtacctatattatttaatCCAATTAGAGGGATGCTGGATGTTAACATGTTTGCAAGCTTGATTTGTAAGTTGAAATATTTCTACTGGCAAAAACTATATAAACATAatcaaattgcaaaaaaaaaatttgaatcatATTTACCTGCACAGTACAATTGGATTTGTTTTTAAGAACTGGACTATCCTCTCCAAATGCCAATTTGGCAACTGCATCTGTGTATGCAACTTCACCACCAATTGGAGCATACTCGTGGTTCAAtccttttttgaaaattatttcttcTGCCTAAAAAAGTATTTGTCTATTATAAGAAACTTtccttaataaaaataattaaatttacatttaaataggACACCAAATATTATCTTATtcctttatagaggtaattatTCCATTATGAAACTGAAAAAAAGTGAGCAAACATTGTACCTTCTGGACTGAAGGCAAAATGAAAGGTTTGCCCTGGTCATCTCTGTACGCACCAACACCAAGGTTTACTTTCTTAGGATTGGTATCTCTTTTAAATGCCTCCGTTATACCAAGAATGACATCTGGTGGTCCCATCTGCACATTGCTCCAAAAAgtgctaaaaataataaattaaaaaaaaaacaggtcaagtgcaaGTAATTTGCTTCTTAGTACTTATTAGTTCTTgataaagcggcaatagaaattatatactgtgaaaatttcaactttctacctattggttcatgagatacagtctgctgacggacagcggaggcttagtaatagagtcccattGGCGGCTtttgagtacagaaccctaaaaaaccattAAGTGCCAGCAACGAGTGAGTGAGCGCGTCTGATGTAAATAGAGGATAAAAGCCCATTCACACCAAGCACATACAcatgaatccgtagacataactgcacgcattacgtctaggcgaacgttcacgccacgcaagcggtatgccacgactcatacagttccatacattacaacgcaatggtacgcgctacgtctacgcttacgtgacgcatacgcggcctgtgtggccggcgcttaaGACCACTAAGCAAAGGCTGCCAAACTTCTAGGATCTGTGGCAACTAATTTAATAGAATAGTTATGAATACCTACCGATTTTTAAGTTTGGGAAAGGTTTATGACAATATATTCAAAGTAGAGAAATCCTTCggaacaatttaaaaaatgtatgatgattacaatacaatacatgATTTCAAAAGTGTGTTAGTTATTCACTGTACAATACATAATCGATATGTATAACAATGGCATATTGTTCTTAACTAGTTGTCAAGGTTGTAGCAATATTTTCTAACATAACAGTCGTAAATACATGTTTATATGTATTACGAAGTGCTTTCAAATCATCCAGTCCTAACACTATTTCGGAATCCCTTTCTTATCAATatttaaatttctttttatttgcaTAGTTACCATCCCAAATGACTAACTTTAcctaagcaataaaataatttcagcAATATGTGAAGACAGCTATATGATTATGTAAAGAACTTTAGCAGGTATCTGAAAATAGTTTCtaacaggtaggtatttatataattaagtcCAGTGTGTTACAAATATCCATTTAGTCATGTTACCAACGCGGATGGATGGTAAGAGTCAAGGtagataaatatatttaataatttcatgTAACTTTCCAATCGGAAAATGTGCAAGTTGAGCGAAatcaatgtaggtacctactaatcttaaaggtctaagtaggtatataaaattgaTGTGCTTGCGTAGCGTTCATCCGAATGAGTtgaaactatgtacctacagttGTTGTTGCTacttgcgtgaaggtttctATCATAGTAGGTAACATCaagttgaaataaaaataggtgGCGTATTCCTAACCTCTACTAATTACAAactgtatttataatttaaattacatAGTATGCCCATATGATTATTATGCCACACACAATACATGTCGAGCTAAGTCCATTATATGAAAGCTTTTATAAGAATATAGgcacataaaataataatgaatagggaaagagaatatttattttaaagggcTTTTAGTTGTACACAATTCAGTTTCAGTGGCATTTGCCAGAATAGCTGTAGAATTTATTTTAACGAATATTACGTAAATACTTAAGCAGCCAATGCCGGTACATTACCTACTTGCTCTGGAAACGATGCCAGTCGTGATCGCCTCCGCATAGTTGTTTTTCAAAGCCTGCGTCGATAATTTCCTTAAAGCCTGTGCCATTATATAAAATTTATCTAAATAAATGCAAGCCGGTTTATTCTAAACTAAACGACGAAAAATAACCCCGTTGCCTCACTGATAAACATATGGACTGCTGGGTTACCAGGTGAAAATCCTAAATATTCTCCAcatctaatattttattattctagtTTTACCttcctcattctgagaaaagactCGTACTCTGTAGTGATCCGACAATGAGTTTATCATGTTGATAATGGTTATTTTCTTCTTGGTTTTGATTCAGTGACCTGAAAACACACACCTCAGAACACATATTAGACCTACCTAAATAGTTATTAAGGTATATAATAAACCCGCCAAATTCTTGTAACACACAGCAAGCGTGTGGAATGTGGATGGATATTTGCTTACTGTGCCAACGCTTAGGAAGCGTTCCGATTAGCAGGCAAGCCATCTGTGGTGTTTGCCGATGCTTGCTGTATGTTGTTTGCCACACGCATGTATCGGATCCATTACAGTTTCAACGCGTTACTGTTGATTTCATGTAAAAAGAGCTTTGGGGTCTGGACGAAATCGACAACGGACTGCGGAACGAATGTGCCCACACTCCACAGACTCACAGAGGTACCTTGAACCTTTATACTGAACTTGAACGAAAAATTTGAACTGATCCAGTAACGTCATGATAGAACAGACATCCGCCGGGCACCGTTGTACCATACTTACCTGCTACCAAATAGATCTTTAAATCTCCTACAAGGTAAATCCAGTGTCAGAGCTCTTTTTCATGATGCTTATTCTAACAATAGTTTCAAGTTGATAAATGCTTTTACTacaattatttcatcatttaattttattataattgacAAAAAAAACTCCTTTTATTCGGGCAATTTTCAGTGTCCTGGTCACATTTAACATAATTCGtgcaattttgtaaaaaaaattgcaatttacGTCATCAAAGACAAAGTCAAGGAAAGGTCAGATTTTTTTAGGAGGAGTTTACACCACTCATGGATGTAGCAAATAACCTGGCAGGCGAATCTTTCTTAGACCTACTTTTACTTTTGTATGGGGTGAGGATgactgatataataatattagcattAGCATCCACAGaataacaaactaacaaatcaCAGTAAAGGTGAACaaacacttatccgagccgaacaaattgaacaaaacgaattttagaattctgtatatgaaatctcacgaaacctcgcacacttccgCGCGTTGAAGATTTGGAGATTTGACGCAGGGAAGTGTGCGAGgattcatgagatttcatatatttacagaattctaaaattcgtttcatccgactcgttcggctcggataagtgtgggTTCACCTTAAAATTAGGTTATTCTCTTTGACTCTGTCATAACTCTTTGGTCTTAAAAAGTCACTAGGTCAGCACCAGCACCAGCACCTAGCAGCATAGCATGCCATTCACTGGCGTGTGTATCACGAGCTTAAAATCTATGCATCTATGCTTACCATAGATGACATCGTGATTCGTATATCAATGTCAGTGTggtgtggacttcgtctgcgatggcgtttgttatcgcgcgtgctgtgcttgtttggagtgttttttttgttaagagtggctggtttttgtgttagttggtgttttttggtggtggaactgactgggaggcgCTCTGGAGGGGCgacgcgcgtgtgtcggcgggcgccggcgcagacggagtccatacttgtataaattcaataacttgaaaatatcacaaacttgacattggctaatcagagtaaagccaaatttaaagaaaaaaaaaaaatgtcagtgtCAACTGTCGTTACTGTTTGTGAGGCCAACTGTCAACGTCAGTTAGACAATATTCTAGAAATCATCGATCGACCAGAAAAAAACGGCTCAATCAAACTGCGAAATTgtgaaatattatttagattttttctaatTACAAATAATAGTTTCTGGACTCTAAAGTGTTGCGTTTTcgtgttttaaaatattcatatcGAGCTTTTAAAATAAAGGTAAGAACTTACATAAAATTTGAAATATTGCATGCGTAATTTGCCGAAAAATggtgaatattattatttattggtctATGCCAGGCCTTTGATGTATTTTAGCAGGACAATTTAGCGGCTTAGCTTAGTTTTTAGAAtaactttataaaaatacatGTTGATAAGTTTAATGTGTTAATTTTTCTTTCACAGTTGCATCATGCTCTCACGAATGTGCGTAACCCGCTCCGCGTTTAGTGTGACCCATACACTGAAGACTCCAGTACCCCAAAGATTTGTACCAAAAAACTATGTAGTGCGTAACTATGCACGCGAGCCTCGTTCCAGAGTAGCCACGCGATCACAGCCAACAATCTGGGAAAGGTTGATGGCCCCTGCTGGCCCTAATGGTAGGATGAACTTTAATGATTCTTAATAATTTTCGTACTTACAGTCTGTTCTTTCGTGTTTGCAGGATCTATCCAAatacttctttataataatatactaatgATATAAATTTTGTATCATTAATACAGTTCAACTTTTCCAAAATAAACCATTGATAATTTCTAAACCAAGGCCATTCACACCTTagtcatattatatttatttaaatctaaCTGTTAGTGCTAAAAAGAGCAactgtttgttttatttattaacaccaTAATGAAGGAATATTGTCAAACAGCTTAGAATCAGTTCCAATAGTCCTGTGTACATGTAAATGAAATGCAGTGTGCTAGTAAATTGGGTATTCagtttgtaaaatattattttatttattttttaataggtTTAACATATTTATTGCCCTGATTCACTATAATGTTGTTATCAAGGCAGACCCAAATATTTGATATCACAGCTGATAGTGATTATTGTATAAAAAAGCTGTCAAGTAtttcaaaaatgtattttgtttGTCATCAAAGTTCAAATAACAGCACCCACACAACCTATATTGCACCATAAATTCCATAGATATgtacaaagcgatttgcttccttgtTTCTAATCCAATCAGCTAGTATATGAAACACCTTCCCGCCTTCGGTTTTcctctccacttttaatataacCTTTAAGTCAAgttgaataggcatcttctaggcaagcgcgttctatcttagtctgcatcattgcttgccagcaggtctgatcgCAGCCAAGtgctaatttataaattaaacaaaaagcCTCTACTGCCATCTAGAGTTCTTTCTGTGTGTAACCAATTGTACAACTTGTGTTTTTTTAGCTTTCAGCTTGGGTAAAGGTGCATTAGCAGGTGCATCAGCAGTGGGCCTTGGGGCCTTATGTTATTATGGCTCCGGCGTCAAACCTGGTACACTACAGGAAGCACAGTGAGTCATTAGCTCTGTTAAGATAATGATGAAGTGGTGTTTGTTCATTATGATAAACCTGAATCTAATTTAAAGTCTTGGTTGTAATCTATTAGTTGTTATTTATGTACATTATCTTTACAGACTTAGTGATATCTTTTCTGAAAATATTTGAAACCAATATTGCAATTAGGTACAAGAAAAGTTTTTAGGTTTTACACATTACCTGTTTGCGACTACAATGTGTTATTTCAGAAATGTGATATTTGAGAAAAACATGTTGTAGTCACAAACAGGTGTTTGGTTAGTTAAATATTTGGAAATTTTAgtgtacatatttattattctttttagcCTGTGGCCACAATATGTAAAGGATCGTATCAAAGCAACATATGGATATATTGCTGGATCACTGGTTCTCACTGCTGGTAGTGCCATCACTGTTTTCAGAACACCAGCCCTTCTGAACTTAGTTGCTCGTAATGGATGGATAGTAAGTAAATCCTTTATTATGATTGGGAAAGTTACTCAGTATGTCCGTTACCAGTTCATGGCTCAACTAATGCGCCAATTTTGACCTTTAGtttcattattttgttgtttcaaGATTAATAACATTGTTTTTATATTCCAGTCAATTATCGCGACTATGGCACTGATGATTGGCTCGGGGATGGTTGTCCGAGGCATGGAGTACAAGCCAGGGTTTGGAGGTAAACAGCTGGCTTGGATGGTGCACACAGGCATCATGGGAGCTGTCATTGCACCTATTTGCTTCCTTGGAGGGCCTATTCTGATGCGTGCAGCTTGGTGAATATTtgtataattagtaattaaactTTAATTGTGTCTGGCAGGGGATTGCCACAACTcttaagtgtctggcaatgcatgacatgaTTTATAAAACTAtaccaaagaaaatataaaaaaattatactttgacgtaattttttttacatatttttatctgttATCTACCGAATccactatgatccaaactttatagtcgtTGAACTTTTTtccctgtgttgaggacaaAATGCAAAGAAacttagtttttataaaataatgaatgtcTGCTCTACGCTCTCTCTAATAGGTACACCATAGATTGCCCTGTTtaaatttcgaatattttttttagatttcaaaCGATAAAGAAAGCCTTTTCAAGCTAGTGACGAAAATAACATTTGTTAACTGTGCACAGGTACACTGCCGGCGTGGTGGGCGGACTGAGCACGATAGCCGTGTGCGCGCCGTCGGGCGAGTTCCTCAACATGCGCGCGCCGCTGGCCATGGGGCTGGGCGCCGTGTTCGCCGCGTCGGTGGCCGGCATGTTCCTGCCGCCTACCACCGCGCTCGGCGCAGGTACGGTCgacctcagaattcgagtagcaattccccGTCGCACTTATgtcctttttctataaacacgccacacccACCAAACGCATACGCATAATGATCACGAATATGatcaaggtgctaaacgacttacggcctttgactgtgtACAGTCATGCATGTTAGGGTGGGATTGAGAGTTGGGAGGTCGTGGGCTCAAAGGCCTGCGGTTTCGGTGCGTTAGCACAGTTTATAACAGATAggaaacttataataaaacgtCGAGACTACACCTAGATTGgaaggcgtcaaatgttacccaCATTTGACGCTAAGCAGGCTATGAAACAactaggtatctttgatttcacatcacCCCTAGCCTTTAacttgacagatgtcgattcaggatcaaaaccgAAAGTTTTCTCACTCTAGTAGTGGCGTTTCACAGGATTGTTCCATGAGTTCGTGTACTGTGTACGGATGTAGCACTCGCATTAATGCAGATggcgattttgttttttttttttttttcaaatatctttgcattgcttttttttacaaataaaggtATTTTGTTTTAGGATTGTATTCTCTGAGCTTGTACGGTGGCCTGATTGTGTTCGGTGGGTTCCTCCTGTACGACACGCAAGCCATCATCAAACGAGCTGAGATGCACCCTACATACGGATTCCAGCCCTACGACCCAATTAACTCGTAAGTAAAAAAGCGTCAGCTACAGTTGACGTatcgaataaataaaattaaccttaaacctgcgcagtgggtaaTTTACCGAACCGACGGCGGGGTGGTTATTCCGCCGCGTGATTGGTTCATCAATCAACATTTTATTTACCACACAGTACATATTCCTAAATACTTCACATTCACTGTCGTCCAGAGCTCtttgtatttaaaaccacaGATATGGACATAATATACATGTACGCTAAATACGgcgtgccatacaaaatgacagttattttttgtgcctgTTTGGATCGCTCCACTGAGCGTACCGGAAACTAAAACTGACACTTGTCAAAATGGTAATAATATGACGCCCAATGCATAATTAAGTTGAAGAGAGAAGAGATAGCTGCAAGTCAAATCCACACTCTTGTGTAATGCGCTTTTTTCAGAAGCATAC from Maniola jurtina chromosome 1, ilManJurt1.1, whole genome shotgun sequence carries:
- the LOC123865345 gene encoding aspartate aminotransferase, mitochondrial, with the protein product MAQALRKLSTQALKNNYAEAITTGIVSRASSTFWSNVQMGPPDVILGITEAFKRDTNPKKVNLGVGAYRDDQGKPFILPSVQKAEEIIFKKGLNHEYAPIGGEVAYTDAVAKLAFGEDSPVLKNKSNCTVQTLSGTGALRLGFEFITKHYAKSKEVWLSNPTWGNHPQICNTLNLSHKKYRYFDPKTNGFDLKGALEDISKIPEGSIILLHACAHNPTGVDPRPEEWKQISEAVKAKKLLPFIDMAYQGFATGSVDNDAFAVRQFVADGHQILLAQSFAKNMGLYGERAGALTFLCGDADSAAKVMSQVKIMIRTMYSNPPLYGARLVTEILNNPQLKQQWLSDVKLMADRIISMRTKLRAGIEGAGNKLSWRHVTDQIGMFCYTGLKPDQVDRLTKEFHIYLTKDGRISVAGISSNNVDYVAEAMHKVTS
- the LOC123865359 gene encoding growth hormone-inducible transmembrane protein-like; this translates as MLSRMCVTRSAFSVTHTLKTPVPQRFVPKNYVVRNYAREPRSRVATRSQPTIWERLMAPAGPNAFSLGKGALAGASAVGLGALCYYGSGVKPGTLQEAHLWPQYVKDRIKATYGYIAGSLVLTAGSAITVFRTPALLNLVARNGWISIIATMALMIGSGMVVRGMEYKPGFGGKQLAWMVHTGIMGAVIAPICFLGGPILMRAAWYTAGVVGGLSTIAVCAPSGEFLNMRAPLAMGLGAVFAASVAGMFLPPTTALGAGLYSLSLYGGLIVFGGFLLYDTQAIIKRAEMHPTYGFQPYDPINSAISVYLDVLNIFMRIAMILAGGGGNKRK